A genome region from Pseudomonas pergaminensis includes the following:
- the flgH gene encoding flagellar basal body L-ring protein FlgH, which produces MNRYVSVLALSGIAVLAGCVAPTPKPNDPYYAPVLPRTPLPAAANNGSIYQAGFEQNLYSDRKAFRVGDIITITLNERTQASKNANSQIGKTSKANLGLTSLFGAVPNTNNPLGDGDLSLSAGYSGDRATNGKSAAGQGNSLTGSITVTVADVLPNGIIAVRGEKWMTLNTGDELVRIAGMVRADDISTDNTVPSTRIADARITYSGTGSFADASQPGWFDRFFLSPLFPF; this is translated from the coding sequence ATGAATCGCTATGTTTCTGTTCTGGCATTGAGTGGGATTGCCGTGCTCGCGGGCTGTGTCGCCCCGACGCCAAAACCCAATGACCCGTACTACGCGCCGGTGTTGCCACGCACGCCGTTGCCGGCGGCTGCCAATAATGGCTCGATCTACCAGGCCGGTTTCGAACAGAACCTGTACAGCGACCGTAAGGCGTTCCGGGTCGGTGACATCATCACCATCACCCTGAACGAGCGCACCCAGGCCAGCAAGAACGCTAACTCGCAGATCGGCAAGACCAGCAAGGCCAACCTCGGCCTGACCTCGTTGTTCGGCGCGGTGCCCAACACCAATAATCCATTGGGTGACGGCGACCTCAGCCTCAGCGCCGGCTACAGCGGCGATCGTGCCACCAACGGCAAGAGCGCGGCAGGGCAGGGCAACAGCCTGACCGGTTCGATCACGGTGACCGTGGCCGACGTATTGCCCAACGGCATCATCGCCGTGCGCGGTGAAAAGTGGATGACCCTTAACACCGGCGATGAGCTGGTGCGCATTGCCGGCATGGTCCGCGCCGATGACATCTCCACCGACAACACCGTGCCGTCCACACGGATTGCCGATGCGCGCATTACCTACTCGGGTACGGGTTCGTTTGCTGATGCGAGTCAGCCGGGCTGGTTCGACCGTTTCTTCCTTAGCCCGCTGTTCCCTTTCTAG
- the flgG gene encoding flagellar basal-body rod protein FlgG, which produces MLPALWVAKTGLSAQDTNLTTISNNLANVSTTGFKRDRAEFQDLLYQIKKQPGAQSTQDSELPSGLQLGTGVQIVGTQKNFSAGNLQQTGQPLDMAINGRGFFQILQPDGTTSYTRDGTFHLDSNGQIVTANGFALEPAVVVPADAKTFTVGNDGTVSITVAGNPASQVIGNLQTADFINPAGLQAMGNNLFLETASSGAPQIGTPGLNGFGTTLQSTLETSNVSTVEEMVNMITTQRAYEMNSKVISTADQMLSFVTQNL; this is translated from the coding sequence ATGCTTCCGGCTCTATGGGTTGCCAAAACAGGCCTGTCCGCCCAGGACACCAACCTGACCACCATTTCCAACAACTTGGCCAACGTGTCGACCACGGGCTTCAAACGTGACCGTGCCGAGTTCCAGGACTTGCTCTATCAGATCAAGAAGCAGCCGGGCGCCCAGTCGACCCAGGACAGCGAACTGCCGTCGGGCCTGCAATTGGGTACCGGTGTGCAGATCGTCGGCACCCAGAAGAACTTCAGCGCCGGTAACCTGCAGCAGACCGGCCAGCCGCTGGACATGGCCATCAACGGCCGTGGCTTCTTCCAGATCCTGCAACCGGATGGCACCACTTCCTACACCCGTGACGGTACGTTCCACTTGGACTCCAATGGCCAGATCGTCACCGCCAACGGGTTTGCCCTGGAACCGGCCGTGGTCGTCCCCGCCGACGCCAAGACCTTCACCGTCGGCAACGACGGCACCGTGTCCATCACCGTGGCCGGCAACCCGGCGTCGCAAGTGATCGGCAACCTGCAAACCGCCGACTTCATCAACCCGGCCGGCCTGCAGGCGATGGGCAACAACCTGTTCCTGGAAACCGCCTCCAGCGGCGCGCCGCAGATCGGCACCCCTGGCCTGAATGGTTTCGGCACCACGCTGCAAAGCACCCTGGAAACTTCCAACGTGAGCACCGTTGAGGAGATGGTCAACATGATCACCACCCAGCGCGCCTACGAGATGAACTCCAAGGTGATTTCCACCGCCGACCAGATGCTTTCGTTCGTAACGCAGAATCTGTAA
- a CDS encoding flagellar basal body rod protein FlgF — MDKYLYVAMTGASQNALAQKAHANNLANISTNGFQRDLEQARSMPVFGDSFPARAFAMTERPATDFTPGAMIETGRDLDVAINGNGWMAVQTPDGSEAYVRSASMNVDALGVLRAGNGMPIMGNGGPIAVPPQQKIEVGSDGTISIRAMGEGPRVMAEVDRIKLVQPDLKNMNKGLDGTIHTKDGQPAQADANVTLTSGFLQASNVNAVEEMTAVLALSKQFELHIKMMNSAKEDDQAMTRVMQMS; from the coding sequence GTGGACAAGTACCTTTATGTGGCAATGACCGGCGCCAGCCAGAATGCTCTGGCGCAGAAGGCCCATGCCAACAACCTGGCGAACATTTCCACCAACGGTTTTCAACGTGACCTGGAACAGGCGCGTTCGATGCCGGTGTTCGGTGACAGCTTTCCGGCGCGGGCGTTTGCCATGACCGAGCGCCCAGCCACCGACTTCACCCCTGGCGCCATGATCGAAACCGGTCGGGACCTGGACGTGGCCATCAACGGCAATGGCTGGATGGCCGTGCAGACCCCGGATGGCAGCGAAGCCTACGTGCGCAGCGCGAGCATGAACGTCGACGCATTGGGCGTGCTGCGTGCCGGCAACGGCATGCCGATCATGGGCAACGGTGGTCCGATTGCCGTGCCGCCACAGCAGAAAATCGAAGTGGGTTCCGACGGCACCATCAGCATCCGCGCCATGGGCGAAGGCCCGCGGGTGATGGCTGAAGTGGACCGCATCAAGCTGGTCCAGCCGGACCTGAAGAACATGAACAAAGGCTTGGACGGCACCATCCACACCAAGGATGGCCAGCCAGCCCAGGCTGACGCGAACGTTACGCTGACCTCGGGTTTCCTGCAGGCGAGCAACGTCAATGCCGTGGAAGAAATGACCGCGGTGCTGGCGCTTTCCAAGCAGTTCGAGCTGCACATCAAGATGATGAACAGCGCCAAGGAAGACGACCAGGCCATGACGCGCGTCATGCAGATGAGCTGA